A window of the Mannheimia granulomatis genome harbors these coding sequences:
- the pnp gene encoding polyribonucleotide nucleotidyltransferase — translation MNPIVRQFKYGQHTVTLETGAIARQATAAVMASMDDTTVFVTVVAKKDVKEGQDFFPLTVDYQERTYAAGRIPGGFFKREGRPSEGETLVARLIDRPVRPLFPEGFFNEIQVIATVVSVNPQISPDLVAMIGASAALSLSGVPFNGPIGAARVGFINDQFVLNPTTSEQKISRLDLVVAGTDKAVLMVESEADILTEEQMLSAVVFGHQQQQVVIENIKEFVKEAGKPRWDWVAPEPNTDLINKVKALAESRIGNAYRITEKQARYEQIDAIKAEVIAQLTAEDETVSEGAIVDIITSLESSVVRSRIIAGEPRIDGRTVDTVRALDICTGVLPRTHGSAIFTRGETQALAVATLGTERDAQIIDELTGEKSDRFLFHYNFPPFSVGETGRIGSPKRREIGHGRLAKRGVLAVMPTAEEFPYVVRVVSEITESNGSSSMASVCGASLALMDAGVPIKAAVAGIAMGLVKEEEKFVVLSDILGDEDHLGDMDFKVAGTREGVTALQMDIKIEGITPEIMQIALNQAKGARMHILGVMEQAIPAPRADISDFAPRIHTMKIDPKKIKDVIGKGGAVIRALTEETGTSIDIDDDGTVKIAATDNNAAKAVMARIEDIVAEVEVNAVYTGKVTRVVDFGAFVSILGGKEGLVHISQITSERVDRVADYLSVGQEVQVKVVEIDRQNRIRLTMKDLNSTDNATETVAEEAVFEEQENI, via the coding sequence ATGAATCCAATCGTAAGACAATTTAAATATGGTCAGCACACCGTAACTTTAGAAACAGGTGCTATCGCGCGTCAAGCAACAGCTGCGGTAATGGCAAGTATGGATGACACAACCGTTTTTGTAACTGTGGTTGCGAAAAAAGATGTTAAAGAAGGCCAAGATTTCTTCCCATTAACCGTAGATTACCAAGAACGTACTTACGCTGCAGGTCGTATTCCGGGTGGATTCTTCAAACGTGAAGGTCGTCCTTCTGAAGGTGAAACCTTAGTTGCCCGCTTAATTGACCGCCCTGTGCGTCCACTTTTTCCTGAAGGTTTCTTCAATGAAATTCAAGTGATTGCAACGGTTGTTTCTGTCAATCCACAAATCAGCCCGGACTTAGTAGCTATGATTGGTGCATCAGCTGCCCTATCATTATCAGGCGTACCGTTTAACGGTCCTATCGGTGCAGCACGTGTTGGTTTCATTAATGATCAATTTGTATTAAACCCAACAACATCTGAGCAAAAAATCAGCCGTTTAGATTTAGTGGTTGCAGGTACAGATAAAGCTGTATTAATGGTGGAATCTGAAGCAGATATTTTAACTGAAGAACAAATGCTTTCAGCAGTGGTATTCGGCCATCAGCAACAACAAGTTGTAATTGAAAATATCAAAGAATTTGTAAAAGAAGCAGGTAAACCACGTTGGGATTGGGTTGCTCCAGAGCCAAATACAGATTTAATCAATAAAGTGAAAGCCTTAGCAGAAAGCCGTATCGGCAATGCTTATCGTATTACTGAAAAACAAGCACGTTATGAGCAAATTGATGCAATCAAAGCAGAAGTTATTGCACAATTAACAGCAGAAGATGAAACAGTAAGCGAAGGTGCTATCGTTGATATCATCACTTCATTAGAAAGCTCTGTAGTGCGTAGCCGTATTATCGCCGGTGAGCCGCGTATTGACGGTCGTACCGTGGATACCGTGCGTGCATTAGATATTTGCACAGGCGTCTTACCACGTACTCACGGTTCTGCCATCTTTACCCGTGGTGAAACTCAAGCATTAGCGGTTGCAACTCTTGGTACAGAGCGTGATGCTCAAATTATTGATGAATTAACCGGTGAGAAATCAGATCGTTTCTTATTCCACTATAACTTCCCTCCGTTCTCTGTAGGTGAAACAGGGCGTATCGGCTCGCCAAAACGTCGTGAAATCGGTCATGGTCGTTTAGCAAAACGTGGTGTGTTAGCGGTAATGCCAACTGCGGAAGAGTTCCCATATGTTGTGCGTGTAGTGTCTGAGATCACTGAATCTAACGGTTCATCTTCAATGGCTTCTGTATGTGGTGCATCTTTGGCGTTAATGGATGCGGGCGTACCAATTAAAGCAGCAGTTGCGGGTATCGCAATGGGCTTAGTAAAAGAAGAAGAAAAATTTGTTGTTCTTTCAGATATTTTAGGCGATGAAGACCACTTAGGCGATATGGACTTTAAAGTAGCCGGCACACGTGAAGGGGTAACTGCATTACAAATGGATATTAAAATTGAAGGTATTACACCGGAAATTATGCAGATCGCATTAAATCAAGCTAAAGGTGCACGTATGCACATTTTAGGTGTTATGGAACAAGCAATTCCTGCACCTCGTGCGGATATTTCAGACTTCGCACCACGTATTCACACAATGAAAATTGATCCGAAGAAAATCAAAGATGTGATTGGTAAAGGCGGTGCGGTCATTCGTGCGTTAACTGAAGAAACAGGTACTTCAATTGATATTGATGATGACGGTACAGTAAAAATCGCTGCAACTGATAATAATGCAGCGAAAGCAGTCATGGCTCGTATTGAAGATATCGTTGCTGAAGTTGAAGTGAACGCTGTTTACACAGGTAAAGTAACCCGTGTTGTTGATTTCGGCGCATTCGTGTCAATTTTAGGTGGTAAAGAAGGTTTAGTCCATATTTCCCAAATTACCAGCGAACGTGTTGATCGTGTTGCTGATTACTTATCTGTCGGCCAAGAAGTACAGGTAAAAGTGGTTGAAATTGACCGCCAAAACCGTATCCGCTTAACGATGAAGGATCTTAATAGCACCGACAATGCTACTGAAACTGTAGCGGAAGAAGCTGTTTTTGAAGAACAAGAGAATATCTAA
- the nlpI gene encoding lipoprotein NlpI: MVQLFKLFRIRFFLLNLISVLVLTGCSNRYSDLVSIKNLALAELNPQLRFEQEAMVVRINQVLEEAKLNSSEQADLYFERGVIYDSLGLWSLARYDFAQAISLNQRMAAAYNYMGLYLLLEGDYDSSIDAFNAVLELDREYSYTYLNRGLAFYYSGRYSEAERDLLRFYEEDKRDPYRVLWLYFNELEFTPLEAKKNLQTRVTLLSPNFWGTNIVNYFLGDLSLAQLRAKIDSEAKENSSQYAEILTETYFYLAKQQLKLDRKDEAISLFRLALANQVFNFVEYRFALFELGQLRSLAQTTPVVDKE; this comes from the coding sequence ATGGTACAGCTGTTTAAATTGTTTCGAATTCGGTTCTTTTTACTTAATTTAATCTCTGTTTTAGTATTAACGGGCTGTAGCAATCGCTATTCGGATTTAGTTTCAATTAAAAATTTAGCTTTAGCTGAATTAAATCCACAACTTCGCTTTGAACAAGAAGCGATGGTTGTCCGTATAAATCAAGTATTAGAAGAAGCGAAATTAAACTCATCTGAACAAGCCGATCTCTACTTTGAAAGAGGGGTAATTTACGACAGCTTAGGATTATGGTCTCTTGCCCGTTATGATTTTGCTCAAGCTATTTCACTTAACCAGCGAATGGCGGCAGCTTACAATTATATGGGATTGTATCTACTACTAGAAGGTGATTATGATAGCTCTATTGATGCTTTTAATGCAGTATTAGAGTTAGATCGTGAATATAGCTATACTTATCTCAATCGAGGCTTAGCCTTCTATTATAGTGGTCGATACTCCGAAGCTGAGCGTGATCTTTTACGTTTTTACGAAGAAGATAAAAGAGACCCCTACCGTGTTTTATGGCTTTATTTTAACGAGTTAGAATTTACTCCTTTAGAAGCCAAGAAAAATTTACAAACACGTGTAACATTACTTTCTCCCAATTTTTGGGGAACAAATATTGTGAATTATTTTTTAGGGGATTTATCTTTAGCCCAACTTCGTGCTAAAATAGATTCTGAAGCTAAAGAAAACAGCTCACAATATGCAGAAATACTCACAGAGACGTATTTCTATTTAGCAAAACAACAACTCAAATTAGATCGTAAAGATGAGGCTATCAGTCTTTTCCGACTTGCTCTTGCAAATCAAGTGTTTAACTTCGTTGAGTATCGTTTTGCCCTGTTTGAACTTGGACAATTGCGTTCATTAGCTCAAACAACTCCCGTTGTTGATAAAGAATAG
- a CDS encoding DEAD/DEAH box helicase, whose amino-acid sequence MTTESLTFADLGLPQPILDAVNEMGFVTPSPIQQECIPHLLAGRDVLGMAQTGSGKTAAFSLPLLAQIDPSQRHPQMLVMAPTRELAIQVADACEQFSKNMKGIRVVTVYGGQRYDIQLRALKQGSQVVVGTPGRILDHIRRGTLDLSELKFIVLDEADEMLRMGFIDDVETVMAELPENHQTALFSATMPEPIRRITRRFMKDPQEVKIKATERSAPDIEQSYWLVNGFRKNDALLRFLEVEEFDAAIIFTRTKTGTIDITELCERNGYRTAALNGDMTQQAREQTLEKLRSGRLDILVATDVAARGIDIERISLVVNYDIPLEEESYVHRIGRTGRAGRSGRALLFVEPRERRLLRNIENLIKKPIEEVAIPNHEILMEKRREKFKARISKQLEHHDLEKYRELLEDLFTADQDHEELAAAMMMLLQEKQKLILPPDPVVRAARSERGRDRNDRNDRRNGREHRENNGVAMDLYRIELGREDGVEVRHIVGAIANEGDISSRYIGHIKLYDTYSTIELPQGMPNHLVQHFAHKARVLNKQMQMSLIGTTNSGNEHPYDARGRRGGERRGDRNERGGRRDSRDNGFNKDRKGGFKEKRFNDKGRSRRD is encoded by the coding sequence ATGACAACTGAATCTTTAACATTTGCCGATTTAGGCTTACCTCAACCTATCCTTGATGCAGTAAATGAGATGGGGTTTGTAACACCCTCTCCTATCCAACAAGAATGTATCCCTCACTTACTCGCCGGCCGTGATGTTCTCGGTATGGCACAAACAGGTAGCGGTAAAACAGCAGCTTTCTCACTACCTTTACTCGCTCAAATTGATCCTTCTCAACGCCATCCACAAATGTTGGTAATGGCTCCAACTCGTGAACTAGCTATCCAAGTAGCTGATGCTTGCGAACAATTTAGCAAAAACATGAAAGGCATACGTGTTGTAACCGTTTACGGTGGACAGCGTTACGACATTCAATTACGAGCTTTAAAACAGGGCTCACAAGTGGTTGTCGGCACACCTGGTCGTATTCTTGACCATATTCGTCGTGGTACTTTAGACTTATCCGAACTAAAATTTATCGTGTTAGATGAAGCCGATGAAATGCTCCGTATGGGCTTTATTGATGATGTTGAAACCGTTATGGCAGAATTACCAGAAAATCACCAAACGGCGTTATTCTCAGCAACAATGCCGGAACCGATTCGCCGTATTACCCGCCGCTTTATGAAAGATCCGCAAGAGGTTAAAATTAAGGCGACAGAACGCTCTGCTCCAGATATCGAACAAAGCTACTGGTTAGTTAACGGTTTCCGTAAAAATGATGCGTTATTACGTTTCTTAGAAGTGGAAGAATTTGACGCAGCCATCATATTCACCCGAACCAAAACAGGCACAATTGATATTACCGAATTATGCGAGCGTAATGGCTATCGTACTGCAGCGTTAAATGGTGATATGACCCAACAAGCTCGTGAACAAACTTTAGAAAAATTACGCTCAGGGCGTTTAGACATTTTGGTTGCGACCGATGTTGCTGCCCGTGGTATTGATATTGAACGTATCAGCCTAGTTGTAAACTATGATATTCCGTTAGAAGAAGAATCTTATGTTCACCGTATTGGTCGTACCGGTCGTGCCGGTCGTTCAGGTCGTGCATTATTATTCGTTGAGCCACGTGAGCGTCGTTTGCTACGTAATATCGAAAATCTCATCAAAAAACCAATTGAAGAAGTGGCTATTCCAAACCACGAAATTTTAATGGAAAAACGCCGTGAAAAATTCAAAGCACGTATTTCTAAGCAATTAGAACACCATGATTTAGAAAAATATCGTGAGTTATTGGAAGATTTATTTACCGCCGATCAAGATCATGAAGAACTGGCAGCGGCAATGATGATGTTACTACAAGAAAAACAAAAATTAATTCTTCCACCAGACCCTGTAGTCCGCGCTGCACGTTCAGAACGTGGACGCGATCGTAACGATAGAAACGACCGCCGTAATGGTCGTGAACATCGTGAAAATAACGGTGTTGCGATGGATTTATACCGTATTGAACTGGGTCGTGAAGATGGTGTAGAAGTTCGCCATATTGTAGGCGCAATTGCTAACGAAGGCGATATCAGCAGCCGCTATATTGGCCATATTAAACTCTATGATACCTACTCAACCATTGAATTACCACAAGGTATGCCAAATCACTTAGTTCAACATTTCGCTCACAAAGCGCGCGTGTTGAATAAACAAATGCAGATGTCACTTATCGGCACTACAAACAGCGGTAATGAGCATCCGTATGATGCTCGTGGTCGTCGTGGTGGCGAGCGTAGAGGTGATCGTAATGAGCGTGGCGGCCGCCGTGATTCAAGAGATAATGGCTTCAATAAAGATCGTAAAGGCGGTTTTAAAGAGAAACGCTTTAATGATAAAGGTCGCTCTCGCCGTGACTAA
- the tadA gene encoding tRNA adenosine(34) deaminase TadA: MFIKPTQTTCRTDVSEQDIAFMQYALDLADLAEAKGEIPVGAVLVDKNHNIIGRGWNQTIQLCDPSAHAEMQAIRQAGQTLENYRLLNCTLYVTLEPCPMCAGAILHSRIGRLVFGASDYKTGAVGSRYHLFEDYKMNHFLEIQGNVLGKECSQKISNFFKKRRLEQKSKAL; the protein is encoded by the coding sequence ATGTTTATCAAACCTACTCAAACAACTTGCCGAACTGATGTTTCCGAGCAAGATATCGCTTTTATGCAATATGCATTAGATTTAGCTGATTTAGCCGAAGCCAAAGGAGAGATACCCGTTGGTGCGGTGTTGGTCGATAAAAATCACAATATTATCGGCAGAGGTTGGAATCAGACTATCCAACTTTGCGACCCGTCTGCTCACGCTGAAATGCAAGCCATCCGTCAAGCCGGGCAAACCTTAGAAAATTATCGCCTGCTAAATTGCACTCTTTATGTGACTCTTGAACCTTGCCCTATGTGTGCCGGGGCAATTTTACACAGCCGTATTGGTCGTTTGGTCTTTGGGGCCAGTGACTATAAAACAGGGGCTGTAGGTTCCCGCTATCATTTATTTGAAGATTATAAAATGAATCATTTTTTAGAGATTCAGGGTAATGTGCTTGGTAAAGAATGTAGCCAAAAAATCAGCAATTTTTTCAAAAAACGTCGTTTGGAACAAAAATCAAAAGCCTTATAA
- a CDS encoding lytic murein transglycosylase: protein MKLKIFTLPLTIITFALAGCSNDKGSYSTLDLDAKYTKSRSVNNFNDYVHFLKQKAAGAGVSAKTLNAQKFINYNARAIQLDKQQSARKRDPNSPLPLANPNGVTNYLNKVLTQTKVDQAAERWYEYNAPLTRASQKYGVQKEYIMALWGMESSFGRYQGDFDVLSVLATLAFDGRRETLFTKEFVNAMKMLDDGTIKRYELLGSWAGAMGQTQFMPSSYLTYAADGDSDGKKDIWDNEADAFASIAKYLSTVGWDNQLPWGVEVKLSAPMDLSFSGIESKKAKTLGEWQGLGVYLAYPNGQESAKLAKLNGHKLWLIRPDKEAGRAFLVSNNFRTLMDWNKSNNFGISIGKFADRILSAVGQ, encoded by the coding sequence ATGAAATTGAAAATTTTTACTTTGCCGTTAACGATCATAACCTTTGCTTTGGCAGGGTGCTCTAATGATAAAGGCAGCTATTCAACTTTAGATTTGGATGCCAAATACACTAAATCACGCTCTGTGAATAATTTTAATGACTATGTACATTTCTTGAAACAGAAAGCCGCTGGCGCGGGTGTATCGGCAAAAACTTTAAATGCTCAAAAATTTATTAATTATAATGCACGAGCCATCCAGTTAGATAAACAGCAATCTGCTCGCAAACGTGATCCAAACTCACCATTGCCTCTAGCTAATCCAAATGGGGTAACTAATTACTTAAATAAAGTGTTAACTCAAACGAAAGTGGATCAGGCGGCAGAGCGTTGGTATGAATATAATGCACCGTTAACCCGTGCAAGCCAAAAATATGGTGTTCAGAAAGAATACATTATGGCGTTATGGGGTATGGAGAGCAGCTTTGGTCGTTATCAAGGGGATTTTGATGTGCTTTCTGTTTTAGCAACTCTAGCATTTGATGGCCGGCGTGAAACGTTATTCACCAAAGAATTTGTAAACGCAATGAAGATGCTTGATGATGGAACGATTAAGCGTTACGAATTATTGGGGTCTTGGGCTGGAGCAATGGGGCAAACCCAATTTATGCCAAGCTCTTATCTCACTTATGCGGCAGATGGTGACTCTGATGGCAAAAAAGATATTTGGGATAATGAAGCAGATGCCTTTGCATCTATTGCTAAATATCTTTCCACTGTTGGTTGGGACAATCAATTACCTTGGGGTGTTGAGGTGAAATTATCTGCCCCAATGGATCTAAGTTTTTCCGGTATTGAATCCAAGAAAGCGAAAACTTTAGGTGAATGGCAAGGTTTAGGTGTTTATTTGGCTTATCCGAATGGGCAAGAATCGGCAAAATTAGCTAAGCTTAATGGCCATAAATTATGGCTGATTCGCCCTGATAAGGAAGCCGGACGAGCATTTTTGGTGTCAAATAATTTCCGTACGTTGATGGATTGGAATAAATCCAACAATTTTGGTATCAGCATCGGTAAATTTGCAGATAGAATTTTATCCGCCGTTGGGCAATAA
- the truB gene encoding tRNA pseudouridine(55) synthase TruB, with the protein MSRPRKRGRDVHGVFLLDKPQGVSSNDVLQKVKRIFQANKAGHTGALDPLATGMLPICLGEATKFSQFLLDSDKRYLVTAKLGERTDTSDAEGQVVESKTVNVTEAEILAHLEPFRGDILQVPTMFSALKHNGKPLYEYARAGITVDREARPITIFELNFIEYQAPYLTLEVHCSKGTYIRTLVDDLGEALGCGAHVTMLRRTAVASYPIEAMMSFENLQKIAENRPLEELDSYLLPLDTAVANVAKINLTAEQTKAVGFGQRVKYENPNKIYGLVRLFSDNGQFLGVAEITDDNVIRPNRMINLAE; encoded by the coding sequence GTGTCTAGACCTCGTAAACGTGGGCGTGATGTGCATGGTGTTTTCCTATTAGATAAGCCACAAGGTGTGTCATCTAATGATGTATTGCAAAAAGTAAAGCGGATTTTCCAAGCAAACAAAGCCGGACACACAGGCGCTTTAGATCCTTTAGCAACGGGTATGCTTCCAATTTGCTTAGGAGAGGCAACCAAGTTTTCACAATTTTTATTAGATTCTGATAAACGTTATTTAGTAACTGCAAAATTAGGTGAACGTACTGATACTTCTGATGCTGAAGGACAAGTAGTGGAAAGCAAAACCGTAAATGTAACAGAAGCGGAAATTCTAGCTCATTTAGAGCCGTTTCGCGGTGATATTTTACAAGTTCCAACGATGTTTTCCGCATTAAAACATAATGGTAAGCCGTTGTATGAGTACGCCCGAGCGGGGATTACTGTTGATCGTGAGGCCCGCCCGATTACTATTTTTGAGTTAAATTTTATTGAGTATCAAGCCCCTTATTTAACTCTTGAAGTCCATTGCTCTAAGGGAACTTATATTCGCACTTTGGTGGATGACTTAGGTGAAGCACTTGGCTGCGGAGCACACGTAACAATGTTACGTCGCACGGCAGTTGCAAGTTACCCAATTGAGGCGATGATGAGCTTTGAAAATTTGCAAAAAATTGCTGAAAATCGACCGCTTGAAGAGCTAGATAGTTATCTGTTGCCACTAGATACAGCAGTGGCAAATGTCGCTAAAATAAATTTGACTGCCGAGCAAACTAAAGCGGTGGGTTTCGGTCAAAGAGTTAAATACGAAAACCCAAATAAGATTTATGGCTTAGTACGTCTGTTTTCAGATAATGGACAGTTTTTAGGAGTGGCAGAAATCACCGATGATAATGTGATTCGCCCTAACCGAATGATTAATTTAGCAGAATAG
- the rbfA gene encoding 30S ribosome-binding factor RbfA yields the protein MSREFKRSDRVAQELQKEIAVILQREVKDPRVGMVTVSDVEVSRDLAYAKVFVTFLFDNDPEAIAQGMQGLEKASPYIRTLLGKAMRLRIVPELRFIYDESLVEGMRMSNLVSNVIKNDEEKHRED from the coding sequence ATGTCTAGAGAATTTAAACGTAGCGACCGTGTCGCACAAGAATTACAAAAAGAGATTGCAGTTATTTTACAGCGAGAAGTCAAAGATCCTCGTGTAGGGATGGTAACCGTTTCAGATGTCGAAGTATCAAGAGATTTAGCTTACGCGAAAGTATTTGTAACCTTCTTATTTGATAACGATCCTGAGGCTATTGCACAAGGTATGCAAGGTTTAGAAAAAGCAAGCCCTTATATTCGAACTCTACTCGGTAAAGCTATGCGCTTGCGTATTGTGCCTGAATTGCGCTTTATTTACGATGAATCTTTGGTAGAGGGCATGCGTATGTCTAACCTAGTCTCTAATGTCATCAAAAATGATGAAGAAAAGCATAGAGAGGACTAA